Proteins co-encoded in one Scylla paramamosain isolate STU-SP2022 chromosome 43, ASM3559412v1, whole genome shotgun sequence genomic window:
- the LOC135093537 gene encoding BTB/POZ domain-containing protein 6-like isoform X5 gives MQASHVPPPPAAHATQDEILKEAHNLYENEDRSDVIFFVGDDTYRERIPAHSWILSARNHFFRAMFHETWADKHKKVYNIPNDPKGFQNLLKWLYRLDYGFQSLDSALTTLHVAIQYLCPELADLCAAYISQHLTDANVLKVMHQISRYCPAPFAATPSAPSLEVLEGHSEEALRTMAQDLGEEGEFRNPTECCVDLFNECLEILDRDASRALESEGLEELDRDALEVILKRQTLGVKSEVEVVRAVVRWTTAQCKRGNLPLTPANRRQVLGNLLYSIRLLKLSSDQVSEASKFLDKDEFEYIQAEVSGKTKKGMLPPPTLAPYLKLMSTTRGPIPTPAAAPEPPSANRKKCSNKKKYTKKELMLDIVSFLAIIFD, from the exons ATGCAGGCCAGCCACGTCccaccgccgcccgccgcccacgCCACGCAAGACGAGATACTGAAGGA AGCTCACAATCTGTACGAGAACGAGGACAGAAGTGATGTCATCTTCTTTGTGGGGGACGACACCTACAGAGAAAGGATCCCCGCACATTCTTGGATCCTGAGTGCACGCAACCACTTCTTCCGGGCCATGTTCCACGAGACCTGGGCAGACAAGCACAAGAAGGTCTACAACATCCCAAACGACCCCAAAGGCTTTCAGAATCTGCTAAA aTGGCTGTACCGGCTGGACTATGGGTTTCAGAGTCTGGACAGTGCCCTCACCACCCTGCACGTGGCCATCCAGTACCTGTGCCCAGAGCTTGCAGACCTGTGTGCTGCCTACATCTCCCAGCACCTCACTGATGCCAACGTGCTCAAGGTGATGCACCAGATCTCCCGCTACTGCCCGGCGCCCTTCGCTGCCACACCCTCTGCCCCATCCCTGGAGGTGCTGGAAGGCCACTCAGAGGAGGCCCTGCGCACCATGGCTCAGGATCTTGGTGAGGAGGGGGAGTTTCGCAACCCAACTGAGTGCTGCGTAGACCTCTTCAACGAGTGCCTTGAGATTCTGGACCGGGATGCCAGTCGGGCCCTGGAGTCTGAGGGGCTGGAGGAGCTGGACCGTGATGCCCTCGAGGTGATACTCAAGCGACAGACTCTTGGGGTGAagagtgaggtggaggtggtgcggGCTGTCGTGCGGTGGACCACGGCACAGTGCAAGCGTGGTAATCTCCCTCTGACGCCCGCGAATCGACGCCAAGTGCTCGGTAACCTCCTGTACTCCATCCGTCTCCTGAAGCTCTCCTCGGACCAGGTTTCTGAAGCTTCAAAGTTTCTGGACAAGGATGAGTTTGAGTATATCCAAGCTGAGGTGTCTGGGAAGACTAAGAAGggtatgcttcctcctcctactcttgcCCCATACTTGAAACTCATGTCCACAACAAGAGGCCCCATTCCCACCCCTGCGGCGGCCCCAGAGCCCCCCTCGGCAAACAGAAAGAAGTGCAGCAATAAGAAGAAGTACACCAAGAAGGAACTGATGCTGGATATTGTGTCATTCTTGGCCATCATCTTTGATTAG
- the LOC135093537 gene encoding BTB/POZ domain-containing protein 6-like isoform X2 — protein MMRTDVNWWLWSLLCDMWLPYKDAPQPSCGTPDRIGARRRRRRSASCPERLAKLRHRHRKSRAHNLYENEDRSDVIFFVGDDTYRERIPAHSWILSARNHFFRAMFHETWADKHKKVYNIPNDPKGFQNLLKWLYRLDYGFQSLDSALTTLHVAIQYLCPELADLCAAYISQHLTDANVLKVMHQISRYCPAPFAATPSAPSLEVLEGHSEEALRTMAQDLGEEGEFRNPTECCVDLFNECLEILDRDASRALESEGLEELDRDALEVILKRQTLGVKSEVEVVRAVVRWTTAQCKRGNLPLTPANRRQVLGNLLYSIRLLKLSSDQVSEASKFLDKDEFEYIQAEVSGKTKKGMLPPPTLAPYLKLMSTTRGPIPTPAAAPEPPSANRKKCSNKKKYTKKELMLDIVSFLAIIFD, from the exons ATGATGCGCACAGATGTCAACTGGTGGCTATGGTCCCTGCTGTGTGATATGTGGCTCCCTTACAAGGACGCGCCCCAACCCTCCTGCGGCACCCCCGACAGGATaggcgcgaggaggaggaggaggagaagtgcaaGCTGTCCTGAACGCCTCGCCAAACTTCGTCACAGGCACAGAAAATCACG AGCTCACAATCTGTACGAGAACGAGGACAGAAGTGATGTCATCTTCTTTGTGGGGGACGACACCTACAGAGAAAGGATCCCCGCACATTCTTGGATCCTGAGTGCACGCAACCACTTCTTCCGGGCCATGTTCCACGAGACCTGGGCAGACAAGCACAAGAAGGTCTACAACATCCCAAACGACCCCAAAGGCTTTCAGAATCTGCTAAA aTGGCTGTACCGGCTGGACTATGGGTTTCAGAGTCTGGACAGTGCCCTCACCACCCTGCACGTGGCCATCCAGTACCTGTGCCCAGAGCTTGCAGACCTGTGTGCTGCCTACATCTCCCAGCACCTCACTGATGCCAACGTGCTCAAGGTGATGCACCAGATCTCCCGCTACTGCCCGGCGCCCTTCGCTGCCACACCCTCTGCCCCATCCCTGGAGGTGCTGGAAGGCCACTCAGAGGAGGCCCTGCGCACCATGGCTCAGGATCTTGGTGAGGAGGGGGAGTTTCGCAACCCAACTGAGTGCTGCGTAGACCTCTTCAACGAGTGCCTTGAGATTCTGGACCGGGATGCCAGTCGGGCCCTGGAGTCTGAGGGGCTGGAGGAGCTGGACCGTGATGCCCTCGAGGTGATACTCAAGCGACAGACTCTTGGGGTGAagagtgaggtggaggtggtgcggGCTGTCGTGCGGTGGACCACGGCACAGTGCAAGCGTGGTAATCTCCCTCTGACGCCCGCGAATCGACGCCAAGTGCTCGGTAACCTCCTGTACTCCATCCGTCTCCTGAAGCTCTCCTCGGACCAGGTTTCTGAAGCTTCAAAGTTTCTGGACAAGGATGAGTTTGAGTATATCCAAGCTGAGGTGTCTGGGAAGACTAAGAAGggtatgcttcctcctcctactcttgcCCCATACTTGAAACTCATGTCCACAACAAGAGGCCCCATTCCCACCCCTGCGGCGGCCCCAGAGCCCCCCTCGGCAAACAGAAAGAAGTGCAGCAATAAGAAGAAGTACACCAAGAAGGAACTGATGCTGGATATTGTGTCATTCTTGGCCATCATCTTTGATTAG
- the LOC135093537 gene encoding BTB/POZ domain-containing protein 6-like isoform X3 produces MRENDRLHNKYHPFLLALPPTMQASHVPPPPAAHATQDEILKEAHNLYENEDRSDVIFFVGDDTYRERIPAHSWILSARNHFFRAMFHETWADKHKKVYNIPNDPKGFQNLLKWLYRLDYGFQSLDSALTTLHVAIQYLCPELADLCAAYISQHLTDANVLKVMHQISRYCPAPFAATPSAPSLEVLEGHSEEALRTMAQDLGEEGEFRNPTECCVDLFNECLEILDRDASRALESEGLEELDRDALEVILKRQTLGVKSEVEVVRAVVRWTTAQCKRGNLPLTPANRRQVLGNLLYSIRLLKLSSDQVSEASKFLDKDEFEYIQAEVSGKTKKGMLPPPTLAPYLKLMSTTRGPIPTPAAAPEPPSANRKKCSNKKKYTKKELMLDIVSFLAIIFD; encoded by the exons CATCCCTTCCTGCTTGCCCTGCCGCCCACCATGCAGGCCAGCCACGTCccaccgccgcccgccgcccacgCCACGCAAGACGAGATACTGAAGGA AGCTCACAATCTGTACGAGAACGAGGACAGAAGTGATGTCATCTTCTTTGTGGGGGACGACACCTACAGAGAAAGGATCCCCGCACATTCTTGGATCCTGAGTGCACGCAACCACTTCTTCCGGGCCATGTTCCACGAGACCTGGGCAGACAAGCACAAGAAGGTCTACAACATCCCAAACGACCCCAAAGGCTTTCAGAATCTGCTAAA aTGGCTGTACCGGCTGGACTATGGGTTTCAGAGTCTGGACAGTGCCCTCACCACCCTGCACGTGGCCATCCAGTACCTGTGCCCAGAGCTTGCAGACCTGTGTGCTGCCTACATCTCCCAGCACCTCACTGATGCCAACGTGCTCAAGGTGATGCACCAGATCTCCCGCTACTGCCCGGCGCCCTTCGCTGCCACACCCTCTGCCCCATCCCTGGAGGTGCTGGAAGGCCACTCAGAGGAGGCCCTGCGCACCATGGCTCAGGATCTTGGTGAGGAGGGGGAGTTTCGCAACCCAACTGAGTGCTGCGTAGACCTCTTCAACGAGTGCCTTGAGATTCTGGACCGGGATGCCAGTCGGGCCCTGGAGTCTGAGGGGCTGGAGGAGCTGGACCGTGATGCCCTCGAGGTGATACTCAAGCGACAGACTCTTGGGGTGAagagtgaggtggaggtggtgcggGCTGTCGTGCGGTGGACCACGGCACAGTGCAAGCGTGGTAATCTCCCTCTGACGCCCGCGAATCGACGCCAAGTGCTCGGTAACCTCCTGTACTCCATCCGTCTCCTGAAGCTCTCCTCGGACCAGGTTTCTGAAGCTTCAAAGTTTCTGGACAAGGATGAGTTTGAGTATATCCAAGCTGAGGTGTCTGGGAAGACTAAGAAGggtatgcttcctcctcctactcttgcCCCATACTTGAAACTCATGTCCACAACAAGAGGCCCCATTCCCACCCCTGCGGCGGCCCCAGAGCCCCCCTCGGCAAACAGAAAGAAGTGCAGCAATAAGAAGAAGTACACCAAGAAGGAACTGATGCTGGATATTGTGTCATTCTTGGCCATCATCTTTGATTAG
- the LOC135093537 gene encoding BTB/POZ domain-containing protein 6-like isoform X6, with product MGCFVRAHNLYENEDRSDVIFFVGDDTYRERIPAHSWILSARNHFFRAMFHETWADKHKKVYNIPNDPKGFQNLLKWLYRLDYGFQSLDSALTTLHVAIQYLCPELADLCAAYISQHLTDANVLKVMHQISRYCPAPFAATPSAPSLEVLEGHSEEALRTMAQDLGEEGEFRNPTECCVDLFNECLEILDRDASRALESEGLEELDRDALEVILKRQTLGVKSEVEVVRAVVRWTTAQCKRGNLPLTPANRRQVLGNLLYSIRLLKLSSDQVSEASKFLDKDEFEYIQAEVSGKTKKGMLPPPTLAPYLKLMSTTRGPIPTPAAAPEPPSANRKKCSNKKKYTKKELMLDIVSFLAIIFD from the exons ATGGGTTGTTTTGTGAG AGCTCACAATCTGTACGAGAACGAGGACAGAAGTGATGTCATCTTCTTTGTGGGGGACGACACCTACAGAGAAAGGATCCCCGCACATTCTTGGATCCTGAGTGCACGCAACCACTTCTTCCGGGCCATGTTCCACGAGACCTGGGCAGACAAGCACAAGAAGGTCTACAACATCCCAAACGACCCCAAAGGCTTTCAGAATCTGCTAAA aTGGCTGTACCGGCTGGACTATGGGTTTCAGAGTCTGGACAGTGCCCTCACCACCCTGCACGTGGCCATCCAGTACCTGTGCCCAGAGCTTGCAGACCTGTGTGCTGCCTACATCTCCCAGCACCTCACTGATGCCAACGTGCTCAAGGTGATGCACCAGATCTCCCGCTACTGCCCGGCGCCCTTCGCTGCCACACCCTCTGCCCCATCCCTGGAGGTGCTGGAAGGCCACTCAGAGGAGGCCCTGCGCACCATGGCTCAGGATCTTGGTGAGGAGGGGGAGTTTCGCAACCCAACTGAGTGCTGCGTAGACCTCTTCAACGAGTGCCTTGAGATTCTGGACCGGGATGCCAGTCGGGCCCTGGAGTCTGAGGGGCTGGAGGAGCTGGACCGTGATGCCCTCGAGGTGATACTCAAGCGACAGACTCTTGGGGTGAagagtgaggtggaggtggtgcggGCTGTCGTGCGGTGGACCACGGCACAGTGCAAGCGTGGTAATCTCCCTCTGACGCCCGCGAATCGACGCCAAGTGCTCGGTAACCTCCTGTACTCCATCCGTCTCCTGAAGCTCTCCTCGGACCAGGTTTCTGAAGCTTCAAAGTTTCTGGACAAGGATGAGTTTGAGTATATCCAAGCTGAGGTGTCTGGGAAGACTAAGAAGggtatgcttcctcctcctactcttgcCCCATACTTGAAACTCATGTCCACAACAAGAGGCCCCATTCCCACCCCTGCGGCGGCCCCAGAGCCCCCCTCGGCAAACAGAAAGAAGTGCAGCAATAAGAAGAAGTACACCAAGAAGGAACTGATGCTGGATATTGTGTCATTCTTGGCCATCATCTTTGATTAG
- the LOC135093537 gene encoding BTB/POZ domain-containing protein 6-like isoform X4 → MVIVLRQAVAGECVGQPGAPARRAHNLYENEDRSDVIFFVGDDTYRERIPAHSWILSARNHFFRAMFHETWADKHKKVYNIPNDPKGFQNLLKWLYRLDYGFQSLDSALTTLHVAIQYLCPELADLCAAYISQHLTDANVLKVMHQISRYCPAPFAATPSAPSLEVLEGHSEEALRTMAQDLGEEGEFRNPTECCVDLFNECLEILDRDASRALESEGLEELDRDALEVILKRQTLGVKSEVEVVRAVVRWTTAQCKRGNLPLTPANRRQVLGNLLYSIRLLKLSSDQVSEASKFLDKDEFEYIQAEVSGKTKKGMLPPPTLAPYLKLMSTTRGPIPTPAAAPEPPSANRKKCSNKKKYTKKELMLDIVSFLAIIFD, encoded by the exons ATGGTGATAGTGTTGAGGCAAGCAGTGGCAGGGGAGTGTGTGGGCCAGCCTGGTGCTCCGGCAAGACG AGCTCACAATCTGTACGAGAACGAGGACAGAAGTGATGTCATCTTCTTTGTGGGGGACGACACCTACAGAGAAAGGATCCCCGCACATTCTTGGATCCTGAGTGCACGCAACCACTTCTTCCGGGCCATGTTCCACGAGACCTGGGCAGACAAGCACAAGAAGGTCTACAACATCCCAAACGACCCCAAAGGCTTTCAGAATCTGCTAAA aTGGCTGTACCGGCTGGACTATGGGTTTCAGAGTCTGGACAGTGCCCTCACCACCCTGCACGTGGCCATCCAGTACCTGTGCCCAGAGCTTGCAGACCTGTGTGCTGCCTACATCTCCCAGCACCTCACTGATGCCAACGTGCTCAAGGTGATGCACCAGATCTCCCGCTACTGCCCGGCGCCCTTCGCTGCCACACCCTCTGCCCCATCCCTGGAGGTGCTGGAAGGCCACTCAGAGGAGGCCCTGCGCACCATGGCTCAGGATCTTGGTGAGGAGGGGGAGTTTCGCAACCCAACTGAGTGCTGCGTAGACCTCTTCAACGAGTGCCTTGAGATTCTGGACCGGGATGCCAGTCGGGCCCTGGAGTCTGAGGGGCTGGAGGAGCTGGACCGTGATGCCCTCGAGGTGATACTCAAGCGACAGACTCTTGGGGTGAagagtgaggtggaggtggtgcggGCTGTCGTGCGGTGGACCACGGCACAGTGCAAGCGTGGTAATCTCCCTCTGACGCCCGCGAATCGACGCCAAGTGCTCGGTAACCTCCTGTACTCCATCCGTCTCCTGAAGCTCTCCTCGGACCAGGTTTCTGAAGCTTCAAAGTTTCTGGACAAGGATGAGTTTGAGTATATCCAAGCTGAGGTGTCTGGGAAGACTAAGAAGggtatgcttcctcctcctactcttgcCCCATACTTGAAACTCATGTCCACAACAAGAGGCCCCATTCCCACCCCTGCGGCGGCCCCAGAGCCCCCCTCGGCAAACAGAAAGAAGTGCAGCAATAAGAAGAAGTACACCAAGAAGGAACTGATGCTGGATATTGTGTCATTCTTGGCCATCATCTTTGATTAG